The Acyrthosiphon pisum isolate AL4f unplaced genomic scaffold, pea_aphid_22Mar2018_4r6ur Scaffold_20966;HRSCAF=22663, whole genome shotgun sequence genome window below encodes:
- the LOC115034759 gene encoding uncharacterized protein LOC115034759, which translates to MDKFLVHPTASSSKPKLTQPDCEPDESDDQDKKMSAQCQLCQKIIQGQKGSTGNFLSHIKFKHASMLSKVRDSKKLFKKTTQHGEGTIITPNKQMQLPFFKTSITKCQITELVFNYIVEEMRPIVTCEKPSFRRLIQGLTGINDSTVLPNHKNISKILQLKYDNYVSMLTNLIEKQKHICCTANIWSANNKSFMGMTCHFIDEFSYKRSSYVLSCKRIKGSHNYLNINDVITDICDAYQIKSSKITHIITDNASNFGKAFRTFSKSSTIESDPHHVGNLDELDSDEDTQIDSDNENNLSSPIDIEYVDVGQLLYE; encoded by the exons atggatAAGTTTTTGGTACATCCAACCGCCAGTTCGAGTAAACCGAAATTAACCCAGCCTGATTGTGAACCCGATGAATCCGATGATCAAG ataaaaaaatgtctgcaCAATGTCaattatgtcaaaaaataattcaaggGCAAAAAGGTTCTACAGGAAATTTTCTTAGTCACATtaag tttaaacatGCATCAATGCTATCCAAAGTTAGagacagtaaaaaattattcaagaaGACAACTCAACATGGTGAAGGAACAATAATTACTCCCAATAAACAAATGCAACTGCCATTCTTTAAAACTAGTATTACAAAATGTCAA ATTACTGAGTTAGTGTTTAATTACATAGTTGAAGAAATGAGACCGATTGTTACTTGTGAAAAGCCGTCATTTCGTCGTCTCATTCAAGGGCTAACTGGCATAAATGATTCAACTGTACTTCCTAACCATAagaatatatcaaaaatattacaacttaaGTATGACAATTATGTTTCCATGTTGactaatttaattgaaaaacagAAACACATCTGTTGTACAGCGAATATATGGAGTGCCAATAATAAGAGCTTTATGGGAATGACATGCCATTTTATCGACGAATTTTCATATAAACGGTCTTCATATGTCTTAAGTTGTAAGCGAATAAAAGGTAGCCAtaactatttgaatattaatgatgTAATAACTGACATTTGTGATGCTTATCAAATTAAGAGTTCTAAAATCACCCATATAATTACCGATAATGCTAGTAACTTTGGCAAAGCATTCCGTACATTTTCAAAAAGCTCAACAATTGAATCCGATCCTCATCATGTAGGTAACTTAGACGAGTTAGACTCTGATGAAGATACACAAATTGATAGtgataatgaaaataatctGTCCAGTCCTATTGATATTGAATATGTTGATGTTGGTCAGTTgctttatgaataa